From the genome of Impatiens glandulifera chromosome 9, dImpGla2.1, whole genome shotgun sequence, one region includes:
- the LOC124914157 gene encoding glutamine synthetase cytosolic isozyme 1 isoform X2, translating into MSLLHDLTNLDLSDSTEKVIAEYIWIGGSGIDMRSKARTLSGPVSDPSKLPKWNYDGSSTGQAPGKDSEVILYPQAIFRDPFRKGNNILVMCDTYTPAGEPIPTNKRSNAAKIFSHPDVIAEELWYGIEQEYTLLQKDVKWPVGWPIGGYPGPQGPYYCGIGADKAWGRDIVDAHYKACLYAGINISGINGEVMPGQWEFQVGPSVGISAADEIWIARYILERITEIAGVVLSFDPKPIQGDWNGAGAHTNYRKGKDILKTGGQHQTWTLTLLLQ; encoded by the exons GATTGGCGGTTCTGGCATTGATATGAGGAGCAAAGCCAGG ACTCTTTCTGGACCTGTTAGTGATCCCTCGAAGCTACCGAAGTGGAATTACGATGGATCTAGCACTGGTCAAGCTCCAGGGAAGGACAGTGAAGTGATCCTATA TCCTCAAGCAATTTTCAGGGATCCTTTCAGGAAGGGAAACAACATCTTG GTGATGTGTGATACCTATACTCCGGCTGGGGAGCCAATTCCAACCAATAAAAGATCGAATGCTGCCAAGATTTTCAGCCATCCTGATGTTATTGCTGAAGAACTATG GTATGGTATAGAGCAGGAGTACACCTTGCTGCAGAAGGATGTCAAGTGGCCAGTTGGCTGGCCGATTGGAGGTTACCCTGGACCTCAG GGACCGTATTATTGTGGAATTGGTGCTGACAAGGCTTGGGGACGAGATATCGTTGATGCTCACTACAAGGCCTGTCTTTATGCAGGCATTAACATAAGTGGGATTAATGGAGAAGTTATGCCCGGACAA TGGGAGTTCCAGGTAGGACCTTCGGTTGGGATCTCAGCAGCTGATGAGATATGGATTGCCCGATACATCTTGGAG AGGATCACTGAAATTGCAGGAGTAGTCCTTTCCTTCGACCCCAAGCCAATCCAG GGTGATTGGAATGGAGCAGGGGCTCACACTAACTATAG GAAGGGAAAGGATATTTTGAAGACAGGAGGCCAGCATCAAACATGGACCCTTACGTTGTTACTTCAATGA
- the LOC124914157 gene encoding glutamine synthetase cytosolic isozyme 2 isoform X1, with protein sequence MSLLHDLTNLDLSDSTEKVIAEYIWIGGSGIDMRSKARTLSGPVSDPSKLPKWNYDGSSTGQAPGKDSEVILYPQAIFRDPFRKGNNILVMCDTYTPAGEPIPTNKRSNAAKIFSHPDVIAEELWYGIEQEYTLLQKDVKWPVGWPIGGYPGPQGPYYCGIGADKAWGRDIVDAHYKACLYAGINISGINGEVMPGQWEFQVGPSVGISAADEIWIARYILERITEIAGVVLSFDPKPIQGDWNGAGAHTNYSTKSMRDEGGYEVIKEAIEKLGLRHKEHIAAYGEGNERRLTGHHETADINTFLWGVANRGASIRVGRDTEKEGKGYFEDRRPASNMDPYVVTSMIAETTILWKP encoded by the exons GATTGGCGGTTCTGGCATTGATATGAGGAGCAAAGCCAGG ACTCTTTCTGGACCTGTTAGTGATCCCTCGAAGCTACCGAAGTGGAATTACGATGGATCTAGCACTGGTCAAGCTCCAGGGAAGGACAGTGAAGTGATCCTATA TCCTCAAGCAATTTTCAGGGATCCTTTCAGGAAGGGAAACAACATCTTG GTGATGTGTGATACCTATACTCCGGCTGGGGAGCCAATTCCAACCAATAAAAGATCGAATGCTGCCAAGATTTTCAGCCATCCTGATGTTATTGCTGAAGAACTATG GTATGGTATAGAGCAGGAGTACACCTTGCTGCAGAAGGATGTCAAGTGGCCAGTTGGCTGGCCGATTGGAGGTTACCCTGGACCTCAG GGACCGTATTATTGTGGAATTGGTGCTGACAAGGCTTGGGGACGAGATATCGTTGATGCTCACTACAAGGCCTGTCTTTATGCAGGCATTAACATAAGTGGGATTAATGGAGAAGTTATGCCCGGACAA TGGGAGTTCCAGGTAGGACCTTCGGTTGGGATCTCAGCAGCTGATGAGATATGGATTGCCCGATACATCTTGGAG AGGATCACTGAAATTGCAGGAGTAGTCCTTTCCTTCGACCCCAAGCCAATCCAG GGTGATTGGAATGGAGCAGGGGCTCACACTAACTATAG cACGAAATCGATGAGGGATGAAGGGGGGTATGAGGTGATTAAGGAAGCCATTGAAAAGTTGGGGCTGAGACACAAAGAACACATTGCGGCTTATGGTGAAGGCAATGAGCGTCGTCTAACTGGCCATCACGAGACAGCAGACATAAATACTTTCCTATGG GGAGTTGCAAACCGTGGTGCATCGATAAGAGTTGGTCGCGATACGGAGAAGGAAGGGAAAGGATATTTTGAAGACAGGAGGCCAGCATCAAACATGGACCCTTACGTTGTTACTTCAATGATTGCGGAAACAACCATCCTGTGGAAGCCATGA
- the LOC124914348 gene encoding putative pentatricopeptide repeat-containing protein At1g09680, whose amino-acid sequence MAAAMKAHPRLVCCFSTVAAGARINSIAWYAPPSPNQHLLEADPILKTLSEAIKDANFKPLDTSIGKLITSIRPRHIVDLINVNPLSISPPSLLSFFQWISSRPPFRHTVHSYCAMAICLSSNQMQSEAQTLIKFLISRKGKESASSVIDAILQTKGTHEPISLINDLMNAYIDSGFISDAIQCFRLIRKHRLSIPFQSTRRLLENQLKSNTSGSAWGFYSEVLEYGFPPNIYVFNMLIHSHCKEGKLKEAKLIFDEIRKWGLRPSVVSFNTLINGYCKSGITEEGFRLKRAMEQSNVALDVYTYTVLINGLCKDGNLSNARQLFDEMPERGLVPNKVTFTSLINGYCRNSMVDIAMEIYRKMQKQNVKPDLVTYNTLINGLCKDGEMMEAKNILNDIIGMGLKPDKITYTSLLDGYCKEGEMESALKMKEAMIRERIELDDVAFTALISGFCKDGQMEGAERMFGEMLRAGFKGDDATYTMMIDGFCKKGNVKMGFKLLKEMQKNGDPNVITYNALMNGLCKLGQMKNAKMLLEAMLNLKVVPDDITYNILLEGHRRCGNLGDFENLRHEKGLVSDYACYNSLVSSLGKTSKYHRNHR is encoded by the coding sequence ATGGCTGCTGCCATGAAAGCCCATCCACGGCTCGTCTGCTGCTTCTCCACGGTCGCCGCCGGCGCCAGAATCAATTCAATCGCCTGGTATGCCCCTCCATCGCCCAATCAGCATCTCCTAGAAGCAGACCCAATTCTCAAAACCCTATCGGAAGCCATAAAAGATGCCAATTTCAAGCCTCTTGATACCTCTATCGGAAAGCTAATCACTTCCATTCGTCCCCGTCACATCGTCGATCTGATCAACGTTAATCCCTTATCTATTTCCCCACCTTCTCTTCTATCCTTTTTCCAATGGATATCCTCTCGTCCCCCCTTCCGCCACACCGTTCACTCGTATTGCGCCATGGCCATTTGTCTTTCCTCCAATCAAATGCAGTCGGAGGCACAAACCCtgatcaaatttctcatttCTCGAAAAGGGAAAGAATCCGCTTCTTCAGTTATCGATGCCATTCTTCAAACTAAAGGTACCCATGAGCCAATTTCTTTGATAAACGATCTTATGAATGCTTACATTGACTCAGGATTCATCTCCGATGCGATTCAGTGTTTCCGGTTGATTAGAAAGCATCGATTGTCCATCCCATTTCAGTCAACACGTCGCCTTTTAGAAAATCAGCTCAAATCCAATACATCTGGATCAGCTTGGGGATTTTATTCAGAGGTTTTAGAATATGGGTTTCCCcctaatatatatgtatttaacaTGTTGATTCATTCTCACTGTAAAGAAGGTAAACTTAAGGAAGCTAAGTTGATCTTTGACGAGATAAGAAAGTGGGGATTACGGCCAAGTGTTGTGTCTTTCAACACTTTGATCAATGGATATTGCAAATCTGGTATTACAGAAGAAGGGTTCAGATTGAAAAGAGCCATGGAACAGAGCAATGTGGCGCTGGATGTTTACACCTACACTGTTTTGATCAATGGACTGTGTAAAGACGGTAATCTAAGCAATGCAAGACAACTGTTTGATGAAATGCCTGAGAGAGGATTAGTTCCAAACAAGGTCACTTTTACTTCCTTGATAAATGGTTACTGCAGGAATAGTATGGTCGATATAGCCATGgaaatttatagaaaaatgcAGAAGCAAAACGTGAAGCCTGATCTAGTAACGTATAACACGCTTATAAATGGGCTTTGCAAAGACGGAGAAATGATGGAAGCAAAGAACATTTTAAACGATATAATTGGTATGGGACTGAAACCCGACAAGATCACTTATACATCTCTTCTAGACGGATATTGCAAAGAAGGGGAGATGGAATCAGCATTGAAGATGAAGGAGGCAATGATTAGGGAAAGGATTGAGCTTGACGATGTTGCTTTTACTGCACTTATCTCCGGTTTTTGTAAAGACGGTCAAATGGAAGGAGCAGAAAGAATGTTTGGGGAGATGTTGAGAGCAGGATTTAAAGGTGATGATGCAACTTATACAATGATGATTGATGGATTCTGTAAAAAGGGAAATGTTAAGATGGGATTCAAGTTGTTAAAAGAGATGCAGAAGAATGGTGATCCTAATGTTATCACATACAATGCACTTATGAATGGTTTATGCAAATTAGGTCAAATGAAAAATGCCAAGATGCTTTTAGAAGCTATGCTTAATTTAAAGGTGGTTCCTGATGATATTACTTATAATATCTTGTTGGAAGGTCATAGGAGATGTGGAAATCTTGGGGATTTTGAAAACCTAAGACACGAAAAAGGACTTGTTTCTGATTATGCTTGTTATAATTCGCTTGTTAGCAGCTTGGGTAAAACATCCAAGTATCATCGAAATCATCGATGA